The Janthinobacterium tructae genome contains the following window.
GCACATAATCGACGGCGCCCCGCTCGAAGGCTTCGACGGCGTGGGTATCGTAGGCCGTGACAAAGACGATATGCGTCTTGCTGCCAATCACTTGCGCCGCCTCCATGCCCGTCTTGCCCGGCATGCGGATATCGAGGAAGGCAAAGTCGGGCTTGAGTTGCTCCACCAGTTCGATCGCTTCGTCGCCATTCTTGGCTTCGCCAATGATTTCCAATTCGGGCCAGGCCTGGCCCAGGCGCAGGCGCAGCTGGTCGCGCATCAGTCTTTCGTCGTCGGCAATAATAGCGGTAGGCATAGGTCTCAAGTGTGAACAGGCGAAGATTGATTATTCAATGATTTAGCGTTTTTATCAACTGTCTTATTTAGACAGCTGATATGGCACTTCGATCACGGCGCATACACCGCTGGGCTGGTTGGGCGTGATGGTCAGGCTGCCCTGGTCGCCATGCAGCAGCTTCAGGCGTTCGCGGATGGTGGGCAAACCCAGGCCCGTGCCATCGCTGGGCACCACGCCAAAGCCCAGGCCGTCATCGGTGACGATAACGCGCAGCTTGCTGTGCGCCACTTCGGCCACGATGCGCAGGGTGCCGCCTTCCGGCTTGACTTCCAGCCCGTGCTTGATGGCATTTTCCACCATCGATTGCAGCATCATGGGGGGGAATGCGGCGCTGCGCAGGCCATCGGGAATCTGGAAATCGACGGTCAGGCGTTCTTCCATGCGCATTTTCAGCAGGTTCAAGTACGCTTGCACCATGTCCGCTTCGCGGCCCAGGTTGGTAATCAGGGCGTTGTCGCGCATTTGCGGCAACACCGCGCGCAGATACTGGATCAGGCTGCGCTGCATCTTGGCCGCGCGCGGTGGATCGACCTGGATCAAGTGTTCGACCGAGGCGAGTGTGTTGAACAGGAAGTGCGGCTCGACTTGTGCCTGCATCATCTGCATCTTCGCTTCGCTGAGCTGGCGCTGCATGGATTCGCGTTCGGCCGCCTCATTCGCCGTGACAGTTTCCGCTTCGGCGCGTTTTTTGCCGCCAACCAGGGCTTTCATGGCGAACAGGGCCAGCACCAGCAAGGATACAAAACTCTTGAACCAGGTGGACGCTTGCTGGTGGTAACGCGACACTTTTTGTTCCGCAGCATCATCGACCGCTTCTTCGATGGCATTTGACAGCTCTTCGCCGATTTGTGGTGGCAGTTCAATATGGACTTCTTCCCCCGAGGCATTGGTGGTTACTGGATAGCTGGGTTTGGCGGGGGCGGCCGGTGGTTGAGGCGGCTCTGGCGGTACGGTACTGGCTTGGGCGTCCGCCTCGGCGGCATCGGCCGGATCGCTGGCCGCGTCGGCCGCGCTGCTGCGCCGGTTCTTGCTGTTGCGGGGATTGAAATGAATGCCGGTATCGTCGATCAGGATATTGGTTTCGCCCGTGCCCTTGCTGCTGCGTTTATGCGACTTGATGACCACTTCTTCGTCCGGGCTGGACGAGAACAGCTCATCTTGCAAAATGGAGCCGGCGATCAGGGCCAGCGCCGCGAACAGGAAAAATTTCCACCAAGATAGTTGGGTAACCCAGGTTGTCGTCGCGTCGAATGCCCGTTGCACCCAAGCGAGGATGGTTTTCAATAATTGGGGCAAGCTGGAAATCGGAAGCATGGTGGCACTTTCAAGTACAAGAGTTAATCGACGCAGCGGGCAAGTTTAACCCCTTGTTGAGTAGCGTCAGAGTCTGATGTTGCCACTGTGCCTAAAGACCACGAAGTGCGCCAGTCGATTGCGACAGGCTGCACAAAAAGGCGCTTGAAGTGAAGGCAAGGCTTGCTGGGCGGTGAGGGGAGGCTGCGGCATCAAAATAGCCCTTGCGGGACGCGCAGCCCAAGGCTATAATTCGCCCCCTCGCTGAACGATGCATGCAAATGCTGAGTTAAGTGGGTAAAAAAGAAGGTTGACGAAATGCTGAAAAAGCTTCATACTCTTCCTTCTTCGCAGCTGACAAACACAACGCTTTGTCGATAGCGCGAAAGTAGCAAATAAGCAGTACCGAATACAGTTCTTTAACAATTAACAGTCGATAAGTGTGGGCATTTGATGTAAGTGCAGCGTCAATCTTCGGATTGGCGTCTAACTTAAAATATCAAATGTTCACAAGAAATAATGAAATAGGCGCTACGCAAGTAGTGGCCTGTCAGTTTTTTGAGTGAGCGACCCGTCGCAAGACGGTGCCAATAAAATGGCAAAGTAACAGAGATTAAACTGAAGAGTTTGATCCTGGCTCAGATTGAACGCTGGCGGCATGCCTTACACATGCAAGTCGAACGGCAGCACGGAGCTTGCTCTGGTGGCGAGTGGCGAACGGGTGAGTAATATATCGGAACGTACCCTAGAGTGGGGGATAACGTAGCGAAAGTTACGCTAATACCGCATACGATCTAAGGATGAAAGTGGGGGATCGCAAGACCTCATGCTCGTGGAGCGGCCGATATCTGATTAGCTAGTTGGTAGGGTAAAAGCCTACCAAGGCATCGATCAGTAGCTGGTCTGAGAGGACGACCAGCCACACTGGAACTGAGACACGGTCCAGACTCCTACGGGAGGCAGCAGTGGGGAATTTTGGACAATGGGCGAAAGCCTGATCCAGCAATGCCGCGTGAGTGAAGAAGGCCTTCGGGTTGTAAAGCTCTTTTGTCAGGGAAGAAACGGTGAAAGCTAATATCTTTTGCTAATGACGGTACCTGAAGAATAAGCACCGGCTAACTACGTGCCAGCAGCCGCGGTAATACGTAGGGTGCAAGCGTTAATCGGAATTACTGGGCGTAAAGCGTGCGCAGGCGGTTTTGTAAGTCTGATGTGAAATCCCCGGGCTCAACCTGGGAATTGCATTGGAGACTGCAAGGCTAGAATCTGGCAGAGGGGGGTAGAATTCCACGTGTAGCAGTGAAATGCGTAGATATGTGGAGGAACACCGATGGCGAAGGCAGCCCCTGGGTCAAGATTGACGCTCATGCACGAAAGCGTGGGGAGCAAACAGGATTAGATACCCTGGTAGTCCACGC
Protein-coding sequences here:
- a CDS encoding sensor histidine kinase, which encodes MLPISSLPQLLKTILAWVQRAFDATTTWVTQLSWWKFFLFAALALIAGSILQDELFSSSPDEEVVIKSHKRSSKGTGETNILIDDTGIHFNPRNSKNRRSSAADAASDPADAAEADAQASTVPPEPPQPPAAPAKPSYPVTTNASGEEVHIELPPQIGEELSNAIEEAVDDAAEQKVSRYHQQASTWFKSFVSLLVLALFAMKALVGGKKRAEAETVTANEAAERESMQRQLSEAKMQMMQAQVEPHFLFNTLASVEHLIQVDPPRAAKMQRSLIQYLRAVLPQMRDNALITNLGREADMVQAYLNLLKMRMEERLTVDFQIPDGLRSAAFPPMMLQSMVENAIKHGLEVKPEGGTLRIVAEVAHSKLRVIVTDDGLGFGVVPSDGTGLGLPTIRERLKLLHGDQGSLTITPNQPSGVCAVIEVPYQLSK